A window from Sphingobacteriia bacterium encodes these proteins:
- a CDS encoding CCA tRNA nucleotidyltransferase: MKTHYMKPIKTFENIIKDFLKNRELKELIDILKNYNDNFRFVGGCIRNALLKKEVKDYDFATSFSPDEVINILKKNNLSYYTTGISHGTVTAIINKSTFEITTLRLDEACNGRHAKVQYTTSWEADSNRRDFTINALYMDFNGYIYDYHSGLKDIEQRKIKFIGNAEERIKEDYLRILRLFRFWSYYGQDKLDDLTLEACKKLASNLNKLSKERIKEEFSKILVSPKALETLNLMKEYNILNSFNLQFSDNFSELEYLINEEISYNLSFSFIRRLYFIINNDNDFIEKTVDAFKLSKKETIYLKTLFEISHKNFNEVIYYFGKEYACDYYILHKIKDLSIYTKLLDKDIKLPIKADDLINNGFKPGKELGLKLKTLEGIWINSEFSLSKNELLNKII; this comes from the coding sequence TTGAAAACACATTATATGAAGCCCATAAAAACATTTGAAAATATTATAAAAGATTTTTTAAAAAATAGAGAATTAAAAGAGCTTATAGATATTTTAAAAAATTATAATGATAATTTTAGGTTTGTTGGTGGTTGTATAAGAAATGCTCTTCTCAAAAAAGAAGTTAAGGATTATGATTTTGCAACTTCTTTTTCCCCTGATGAAGTTATTAATATTTTAAAAAAAAATAATCTCTCGTACTATACTACTGGCATATCCCATGGTACTGTTACTGCTATTATAAATAAATCAACATTTGAAATTACTACTTTAAGATTAGATGAAGCTTGCAATGGTCGACATGCAAAAGTTCAGTATACTACTTCCTGGGAAGCAGATAGTAATAGAAGGGATTTTACAATAAATGCTCTTTATATGGATTTTAATGGGTACATATATGATTATCATTCAGGCCTTAAAGATATTGAACAAAGAAAAATAAAATTTATTGGAAATGCAGAAGAAAGAATTAAAGAAGATTATTTAAGGATTTTACGTTTATTTAGATTTTGGAGTTATTACGGGCAGGATAAATTAGATGATTTAACATTAGAAGCTTGTAAAAAACTTGCCTCTAATTTAAACAAGCTTTCTAAAGAAAGAATAAAGGAAGAATTTAGTAAAATATTAGTTAGCCCGAAAGCCTTAGAAACTTTAAATTTAATGAAAGAATATAATATTTTGAATAGTTTTAATCTTCAATTTTCTGATAATTTTAGCGAACTTGAATATCTCATTAATGAAGAAATAAGTTACAATCTTTCATTTAGTTTCATTAGAAGATTATATTTTATTATTAATAATGATAATGATTTTATTGAGAAAACTGTTGATGCTTTTAAATTAAGTAAAAAGGAAACTATTTATTTAAAAACACTTTTTGAAATTAGTCATAAAAACTTTAATGAAGTTATATATTATTTTGGTAAAGAATATGCTTGTGACTATTATATCCTCCATAAAATAAAAGACCTTTCTATATATACAAAGCTGCTCGATAAAGATATTAAATTACCAATCAAAGCTGATGACCTAATTAATAATGGATTTAAGCCTGGAAAAGAATTAGGTTTAAAATTAAAAACCTTAGAAGGTATATGGATAAATTCAGAGTTTAGTCTTAGTAAAAATGAACTTCTCAATAAAATTATATAA
- a CDS encoding carboxymuconolactone decarboxylase family protein — MKSEKFQKGKSILDKLSPNGSDNILNNMGKFSPDMAEYIHEYIFGSLYARDGLDLKTKQIITLTCLAMLGFAKPQLEYHIKVALNLEISREELIDIFIHTSGYGGFPVALNAITAAKEVFEKLDNN, encoded by the coding sequence ATGAAAAGTGAGAAGTTTCAGAAAGGTAAAAGCATTCTAGATAAGCTATCACCCAATGGATCAGATAATATATTAAATAATATGGGTAAATTTTCTCCTGATATGGCGGAGTATATACATGAATATATTTTTGGTTCTTTGTACGCGCGCGACGGTTTGGATTTAAAAACAAAACAAATTATAACTTTAACATGTCTTGCCATGCTTGGATTTGCCAAGCCTCAATTAGAATACCATATAAAAGTGGCTTTAAATTTAGAGATTTCTAGAGAAGAACTCATTGATATATTTATTCATACCTCTGGATATGGTGGCTTTCCTGTAGCATTAAATGCTATAACTGCAGCTAAAGAAGTGTTTGAAAAGTTAGACAATAATTAA
- a CDS encoding GTP cyclohydrolase — protein MFVVLLKYIKPIEEIDKFLIEHRTWLKDGYEKNYFLASGPKLPRNGGVIISLVKDKEELKKILAEDPFYKEKLAEYEIIEFEPVLYNQVLKNLI, from the coding sequence ATGTTCGTAGTTTTGCTAAAATATATTAAGCCAATTGAAGAGATAGATAAATTTCTTATAGAGCATAGAACATGGTTAAAAGATGGATATGAAAAGAATTATTTTCTAGCATCGGGTCCTAAACTACCAAGAAACGGCGGTGTAATAATTTCGTTAGTGAAAGATAAAGAGGAGCTTAAAAAAATTTTAGCAGAAGATCCATTTTATAAAGAAAAACTTGCAGAATATGAAATTATAGAATTTGAACCAGTTTTATATAATCAGGTTTTAAAAAATTTAATTTAA
- a CDS encoding superoxide dismutase, producing MDLNKIGNEKANQKSAPFILPELPYAPTALEPHLSSNTFSFHHGKHHNAYVTNLNGLVKDKSDFENLTLEEIILKSAGKSELVGIFNNAAQIWNHSFYWHSMKQNGGGKPSGKIADKINSDFGSFENFAAEFKQAGATQFGSGWAWLVVDTDGKLKVTKTANADLPMTKGQIALITADVWEHAYYLDFQNRRPDYLNIFLEHLVNWDFANENLNKAM from the coding sequence ATGGATTTAAACAAAATTGGTAATGAAAAAGCTAACCAAAAATCTGCACCTTTCATTTTACCGGAATTACCTTATGCACCAACTGCCTTAGAACCTCACTTAAGTTCTAATACTTTTAGTTTTCATCATGGTAAACATCACAATGCCTATGTAACTAATTTAAATGGCTTAGTTAAAGATAAAAGTGATTTTGAAAATTTAACACTTGAAGAAATTATTTTAAAATCTGCTGGCAAAAGCGAATTAGTTGGTATTTTTAATAATGCAGCACAGATTTGGAACCATTCATTCTACTGGCATTCTATGAAACAAAATGGTGGTGGAAAACCAAGTGGTAAAATTGCTGATAAAATTAATAGTGATTTTGGTAGTTTTGAAAATTTTGCGGCTGAATTTAAACAAGCAGGAGCTACTCAATTTGGTAGTGGCTGGGCATGGTTAGTTGTTGATACTGACGGTAAGCTTAAAGTAACAAAAACTGCTAATGCTGATCTTCCAATGACAAAAGGACAAATAGCACTAATAACAGCTGACGTTTGGGAACATGCTTATTATTTAGATTTCCAAAACAGAAGACCTGATTACTTAAATATTTTCTTAGAGCATTTAGTAAATTGGGATTTTGCAAACGAAAATTTAAACAAAGCTATGTAA
- the dnaJ gene encoding molecular chaperone DnaJ: MAKRDYYEVLSIGKTASQDEIKKAYRKLAMQYHPDKNPGNKEAEEKFKEINEAYDVLKDDQKRAAYDRFGHNAFGQGGGFGGGGGGFSGAEGFDFSNSGFADIFGDIFGEFMGGNNRGGGNRAQSHQRGSDLRYNLQVTLEDAFNGKKETIKFKTYAPCEPCNTTGSESKSSAHNCPTCQGYGTVRASQGFFTIERTCHTCHGSGKSIKDPCKKCHGEGRVQREKTLNVDIPAGVEEGTRIRVSGEGEAGVRGGVPGDLYIFVHIKDHAFFHREGANIYCTVPLKMVTAVMGGSIDVPTIEGSLAKVNIPAGTQHGDKLRLKGKGMHHLKSKNRGDMIVSINVEIPVNITKRQKELLEEFDQESKKESNPKSESFFNKMKGFF, encoded by the coding sequence ATGGCAAAACGAGATTATTACGAAGTATTAAGTATAGGTAAAACCGCATCTCAGGATGAAATAAAAAAAGCTTATCGTAAGCTTGCAATGCAATATCACCCTGACAAAAATCCTGGCAACAAAGAGGCAGAAGAAAAATTTAAAGAAATCAATGAAGCGTATGATGTTTTAAAAGATGATCAAAAACGCGCAGCTTATGACAGGTTCGGCCACAACGCCTTTGGTCAAGGTGGCGGATTTGGCGGTGGAGGTGGCGGCTTTAGCGGCGCTGAAGGTTTTGACTTTTCTAATAGTGGTTTTGCTGATATTTTCGGTGATATTTTTGGCGAATTCATGGGCGGTAATAACCGAGGTGGCGGTAATAGAGCTCAAAGCCATCAAAGAGGATCTGATTTAAGATATAATCTTCAGGTTACTTTAGAAGATGCCTTTAATGGTAAAAAAGAAACTATTAAATTTAAAACCTATGCTCCTTGTGAGCCGTGTAATACTACCGGCAGCGAAAGTAAAAGTTCAGCCCATAATTGCCCAACATGTCAAGGTTATGGGACAGTAAGAGCTTCTCAAGGTTTCTTTACTATTGAAAGAACATGTCATACTTGTCATGGTTCAGGAAAATCTATTAAAGACCCATGTAAAAAATGTCATGGCGAGGGTAGAGTTCAGAGAGAAAAAACACTTAATGTCGATATTCCTGCAGGAGTTGAGGAAGGCACGAGAATTAGAGTATCAGGTGAAGGTGAGGCCGGTGTAAGAGGAGGCGTTCCTGGAGATTTATATATATTTGTTCATATAAAGGACCACGCTTTCTTTCATCGTGAAGGAGCAAATATTTATTGTACAGTACCTTTAAAGATGGTAACCGCAGTAATGGGTGGATCAATTGATGTTCCAACTATTGAGGGTTCACTTGCAAAAGTAAATATTCCAGCCGGTACTCAACATGGTGATAAATTAAGATTAAAAGGCAAGGGGATGCATCATTTAAAATCTAAAAATCGTGGTGATATGATTGTTAGCATTAATGTAGAAATTCCAGTGAACATTACTAAAAGACAAAAAGAATTATTAGAAGAATTTGATCAGGAATCTAAAAAAGAATCTAATCCTAAATCGGAATCATTTTTTAATAAAATGAAAGGTTTTTTCTAG
- the glnA gene encoding type I glutamate--ammonia ligase has translation MNSLERIKKIVNENGIELIELRFSNLIGKWHNFTFSKDFLIEILEEGVTFDGSSIPGWKNINNSDMIMKPDLETAFIDPFTSHPTLILICDIYEPEKKEGYERDPRIIAKKAENYLRNTGIADTAYFGPEPEFFIFDDVRFDVKQYNSFFSVNSEELPINSGTVNTRGNSGYRCQPKSGYLLSSPNDIYSELRTEMMSQLKSVGITPNLHHHEVSPSQSEIGFKFGTILEAADNVQKLKYVVHNVANSYGKSVTFMPKPIYGENGSGMHVHQSLWLKDKPLFDGKEYANLSKMALYYMGGIIKHGKALNAFTNPSTNSYKRLVPGYEAPVSLVYSACNRSAAIRIPYTSSAKARRIETRFPDPMSNPYLCFAAMLMAGIDGIINKIEPGEAVEQNLYEMSKEKLKRIPSLAKSLDDALVSLEKDTAFLTKNEVFSEGFIANYIKLKKQEVEKINMLPHPAEFEMYY, from the coding sequence ATGAATAGTTTAGAGAGAATTAAGAAAATTGTAAACGAAAATGGGATCGAATTAATAGAATTACGTTTTTCTAACTTAATTGGTAAATGGCATAATTTTACTTTTAGTAAAGATTTTCTAATAGAAATATTAGAGGAAGGAGTAACCTTTGATGGATCATCTATTCCTGGTTGGAAAAATATAAATAATTCCGACATGATAATGAAACCAGATTTAGAGACTGCTTTTATTGACCCCTTCACTTCCCATCCTACCCTTATTTTAATATGTGATATATATGAACCAGAAAAGAAAGAAGGGTATGAAAGAGATCCAAGAATAATTGCTAAAAAAGCAGAAAATTATTTAAGAAATACAGGGATTGCAGATACCGCATATTTCGGCCCTGAACCTGAATTTTTTATATTTGATGATGTAAGATTTGATGTAAAACAATATAATTCCTTTTTTAGTGTAAATAGTGAAGAACTTCCAATTAACAGCGGCACAGTTAATACACGTGGGAATAGTGGTTATAGATGTCAACCAAAGAGTGGATATTTACTATCAAGCCCAAATGATATATATAGCGAACTTCGTACTGAGATGATGAGCCAATTAAAAAGCGTAGGTATTACTCCTAATCTTCATCATCATGAAGTTTCTCCATCTCAATCAGAAATAGGGTTTAAGTTCGGAACAATTTTAGAAGCAGCGGATAATGTCCAAAAATTAAAATATGTAGTTCATAATGTTGCAAATTCATATGGTAAAAGCGTTACTTTTATGCCAAAACCTATTTATGGTGAAAATGGTTCAGGTATGCATGTGCATCAGTCACTATGGTTAAAAGACAAACCATTATTTGATGGTAAAGAATATGCAAATCTTTCCAAAATGGCTCTTTATTATATGGGTGGAATAATTAAACATGGTAAAGCATTAAATGCCTTTACTAACCCTTCTACAAATAGTTATAAAAGATTAGTTCCAGGTTATGAAGCGCCGGTGTCACTTGTTTATTCTGCATGTAATAGATCAGCAGCTATAAGAATTCCTTACACAAGCTCAGCTAAAGCTAGGAGAATTGAAACTAGGTTCCCAGATCCTATGTCTAATCCATATTTATGTTTTGCCGCAATGCTTATGGCAGGAATTGATGGAATAATAAATAAAATCGAACCAGGTGAAGCTGTTGAACAAAATTTATATGAAATGTCTAAGGAAAAATTAAAAAGAATTCCTAGCCTTGCAAAATCCCTTGATGATGCTTTAGTTTCATTAGAAAAAGATACAGCATTTTTAACTAAAAATGAGGTGTTTTCAGAAGGGTTTATCGCAAATTATATAAAACTTAAAAAACAAGAAGTTGAAAAAATAAACATGCTTCCTCATCCTGCTGAATTTGAAATGTATTATTAG
- the map gene encoding type I methionyl aminopeptidase, with translation MKVKIHKPEDFENMRKAGKLAAEVLDMITDYVKPGVTTNELNDLCHNYIVEHNAIPAPLNYKGTIMNFPKSICTSINHVVCHGIPDDKPLKDGDIVNIDVTVIINGWHGDTSRMYYVGKPSIKAQRLTEITYEAMMRGIEQVRPGATLGDIGYAIQSYAEGFGFSVVRDFCGHGIGQIFHDAPNILHFGQRGKGMTLEEGMFFTVEPMINAGKPDTIVDARDGWTARTRDKSLSAQFEHSVGVTSNGVEIFTSSPKGFNCPPYK, from the coding sequence ATGAAAGTAAAAATTCATAAACCAGAAGATTTTGAAAATATGAGAAAAGCAGGTAAATTAGCTGCTGAAGTTTTAGATATGATAACAGATTATGTTAAACCAGGCGTTACTACAAATGAGTTAAATGACCTATGTCATAATTATATTGTAGAGCATAATGCTATTCCTGCACCTTTAAATTATAAAGGTACTATTATGAATTTTCCAAAATCTATCTGTACTTCTATTAATCATGTTGTATGTCATGGTATACCTGACGACAAACCTCTTAAAGATGGCGATATAGTAAATATTGATGTGACAGTTATTATTAATGGCTGGCATGGAGATACAAGTAGAATGTATTATGTTGGTAAACCTTCTATAAAAGCTCAAAGATTAACTGAAATTACCTATGAAGCTATGATGAGAGGAATTGAACAAGTCCGTCCAGGGGCAACTCTAGGAGATATTGGTTATGCTATTCAGTCTTATGCCGAAGGTTTTGGATTCTCAGTGGTTAGAGATTTTTGCGGACATGGTATAGGGCAAATATTTCACGATGCTCCAAACATTCTACATTTTGGTCAAAGAGGTAAGGGCATGACACTTGAAGAAGGCATGTTTTTTACAGTTGAACCTATGATAAATGCAGGGAAACCTGATACTATTGTAGATGCTCGTGACGGCTGGACTGCAAGAACGAGAGATAAATCTCTTTCAGCGCAGTTTGAACATAGTGTAGGAGTAACAAGTAATGGAGTAGAAATTTTTACCTCATCACCAAAAGGGTTTAACTGTCCTCCATATAAATAA
- the dnaK gene encoding molecular chaperone DnaK encodes MSKIIGIDLGTTNSCVAILDGKNPKVLENVEGRRTTPSIVAFTESGERLVGETAKRQAVTNPKNTVFAVKRLIGRRFDDPITKKDQELVPYKIGPSDNGDAWVEIKGEKYSPSQISAFTLQKMKETAENYLGETVTKAVITVPAYFNDAQRQATKDAGRIAGLEVLRIINEPTAAALAYGFDKGGNKTIAVYDLGGGTFDVSILEIGDGVFEVKSTNGDTFLGGEDFDMRIVEFLADEFKKDNGIDLKKDPLALQRLKEAAEKAKIELSSTVETDVNLPYITADASGPKHLNLKLSRSKLEALVEDLISRTIDPCRNALKDAGLSTSQIDEVVLVGGMTRMPKVIDKVKEFFGREPHRGVNPDEVVAIGAAIQAGVLQGDVKDLLLLDVTPLSLGIETLGGVFTRLIDRNTTIPTTKSQVFSTADDNQTAVTIRVFQGERELAAQNKILGQFNLEGIAPAPRGMPQIEVTFDIDANGIVKVSAKDKATGKEQQIKIQASGGLSETDIQQMVKDAEMNAAEDKKRKEGIEAKNHADSLIYSTEKVLKENEASIPSDVKSQVEADIKELKDVLNSEDAEKIKAATEKLMQSSMKIGEHMYKQSQDSSATSEGASADNSSTNNNADEKVVDAEYEEVKQDDNK; translated from the coding sequence ATGAGCAAAATTATAGGTATTGACCTTGGTACCACTAATTCATGTGTGGCTATTTTAGATGGTAAAAACCCAAAAGTACTTGAAAACGTTGAAGGTAGAAGAACAACCCCTTCTATTGTTGCTTTTACTGAATCTGGTGAAAGATTAGTAGGTGAAACAGCAAAAAGACAAGCTGTTACTAACCCAAAAAATACTGTATTTGCAGTAAAAAGGCTTATTGGGCGTAGATTTGATGATCCAATTACAAAGAAAGATCAAGAATTAGTACCATATAAAATTGGGCCTTCAGATAATGGGGATGCATGGGTAGAAATTAAGGGTGAAAAATATTCTCCAAGCCAAATTAGTGCTTTCACATTACAAAAAATGAAAGAAACTGCTGAAAATTATTTAGGTGAAACTGTAACAAAAGCAGTTATTACTGTTCCTGCTTACTTTAATGACGCTCAACGTCAGGCTACCAAAGATGCAGGTCGTATTGCCGGTCTTGAAGTTTTAAGAATTATAAATGAACCAACTGCAGCAGCGCTTGCTTACGGCTTTGATAAAGGTGGTAATAAAACTATCGCTGTTTATGACCTTGGTGGTGGTACTTTTGACGTATCTATCCTTGAAATTGGGGATGGGGTATTTGAAGTTAAATCTACTAATGGTGACACATTCCTTGGTGGTGAAGATTTCGATATGAGAATAGTAGAATTCTTAGCTGACGAATTCAAAAAAGATAATGGTATCGATCTTAAAAAAGATCCGCTTGCACTTCAAAGATTAAAAGAAGCTGCTGAAAAAGCTAAAATTGAACTTTCAAGTACAGTAGAGACTGATGTTAACCTTCCATATATTACAGCTGATGCAAGTGGTCCTAAACATTTGAATTTAAAACTTAGCCGCTCTAAATTAGAAGCTTTAGTAGAAGATTTAATTAGTAGAACAATTGACCCTTGCAGAAATGCATTAAAAGATGCAGGCCTTTCTACATCGCAAATTGATGAAGTTGTACTTGTTGGTGGTATGACAAGAATGCCTAAAGTTATTGATAAAGTAAAAGAATTCTTTGGTCGTGAGCCACATCGTGGTGTAAACCCTGATGAAGTTGTGGCAATTGGTGCTGCGATTCAAGCTGGTGTACTTCAAGGTGATGTAAAAGACTTATTATTATTAGACGTTACCCCACTTTCACTTGGTATTGAAACACTTGGTGGCGTATTTACTAGACTTATTGATAGAAATACAACAATTCCAACAACAAAAAGTCAGGTTTTCTCTACTGCTGATGATAACCAAACTGCGGTTACTATTCGTGTATTCCAAGGCGAAAGAGAACTTGCTGCACAAAATAAAATATTAGGGCAATTTAACTTAGAAGGCATTGCTCCAGCTCCACGTGGAATGCCACAAATTGAAGTAACTTTTGATATTGATGCTAACGGTATCGTAAAAGTATCAGCGAAAGATAAAGCAACTGGTAAAGAGCAACAAATTAAAATTCAAGCTTCTGGTGGTTTATCTGAAACTGACATTCAGCAAATGGTTAAAGATGCTGAAATGAATGCAGCGGAAGATAAAAAACGTAAAGAAGGGATTGAAGCTAAAAACCATGCTGATAGCTTAATTTATTCAACTGAAAAAGTTTTAAAGGAAAATGAAGCAAGCATTCCTTCGGATGTAAAATCACAAGTAGAAGCTGACATTAAAGAATTAAAAGATGTTCTTAATTCTGAAGATGCAGAAAAAATTAAAGCTGCAACCGAGAAATTAATGCAAAGCTCTATGAAAATTGGTGAGCATATGTATAAACAATCTCAAGATAGCAGTGCTACTTCTGAAGGAGCTTCAGCAGACAATTCATCAACAAATAATAATGCAGATGAAAAAGTTGTTGATGCTGAATATGAGGAAGTAAAACAAGACGATAATAAGTAA
- a CDS encoding ankyrin repeat domain-containing protein yields MALSREEIFKLAKERDIHKEWLLGIFIARLQSPLNKAAQKQHNKDLLYYTLTDNAEELSKLLTKRNVNYTYKISDDFFFKFSNYTLLELACNFKSINCLELLLQFENINLNSTKRKDKYNALIDACRNGYEEVVKLLLSRSDIDINVSGLHGKRPITESFDHSRVFKLLWKRKDLELPEPESDKKYLENFFSSFIRCNHLSVIESVCNEVSPLVITPESFVAFLYFVLKSHEGLEKRKDYNELTSSIIPKKIIILAEWLTNNDKNSTLDHLKKLIKIIEDKFQFLSPGDLQIINSLSDYINDISLVNTNSMRANFTENNTNILSQGF; encoded by the coding sequence ATGGCATTATCAAGAGAAGAAATTTTTAAATTAGCTAAAGAACGTGATATTCATAAAGAATGGTTATTAGGAATATTTATTGCTAGATTACAATCTCCTTTAAATAAAGCTGCCCAAAAACAACATAACAAGGATTTGCTTTATTATACTTTAACAGATAATGCAGAAGAATTAAGTAAGTTACTTACTAAAAGAAATGTAAACTACACCTATAAAATTTCAGATGATTTTTTTTTCAAATTCTCAAATTATACTCTTTTAGAACTTGCTTGTAATTTTAAAAGTATAAATTGTTTAGAATTATTACTTCAGTTTGAAAATATAAATTTAAATTCAACTAAGCGTAAAGATAAGTATAATGCTTTGATAGATGCTTGTAGAAATGGTTATGAAGAAGTTGTAAAACTTTTATTATCGAGAAGTGATATTGATATAAACGTTTCTGGGTTACATGGAAAACGACCTATCACAGAAAGCTTCGATCATTCTAGGGTTTTTAAATTACTGTGGAAAAGGAAAGATTTAGAACTTCCTGAACCAGAATCCGATAAAAAATATTTAGAAAATTTCTTTTCTTCTTTTATCAGATGCAATCACTTAAGTGTAATTGAAAGTGTTTGTAATGAAGTTTCGCCTTTAGTTATAACCCCTGAAAGCTTCGTTGCTTTTTTATATTTTGTATTAAAATCTCATGAAGGGTTAGAAAAACGTAAAGATTATAATGAATTAACAAGCAGTATAATCCCTAAAAAAATTATAATTTTAGCTGAGTGGCTTACTAATAATGATAAAAATTCTACGTTAGATCATTTAAAAAAATTAATTAAAATTATTGAAGACAAATTTCAATTTTTATCTCCAGGTGATTTGCAGATTATAAATAGTTTATCTGATTACATTAATGATATATCGCTTGTAAATACTAATTCCATGAGAGCTAATTTTACAGAAAATAATACTAATATTCTTTCCCAAGGTTTTTAA
- a CDS encoding insulinase family protein, with product MINLNEKIHTLDNGIVLLTEHIPNSYTLAIRICFKFGSRYEPVEKKGIAHFLEHMLFKGTSRRTSKDIVEEVDLVGGDINAFTGRENTVYTLTILNEHLELGLDILSDILINSTFPLEEIEKERQVILQEIAQYVDEPEEFLFDSFFESTFKNQPLGHNILGTIETVNNIHKEDLLKFVNEFYVADNVIISIAGDLSKYNTPKLVNKFFASMPSNPKDKSFIKSSFTPSFLSLKRELEQSHYIVGYKGVGSLDEDYYNLQLISIILGGGMSSRLFQEIREKQALAYSIGSYTYNYSDTGLIIISASTIHEKIPQLNDGIINVIKSMSEIQDKELEKAKKQYTASLKMAYDSITSRANFLLNQYLKENKVVTIEELLKKIDNIRLVDLYQTFERIFTKPEISLGILGETFENTLYEAHKNI from the coding sequence ATGATTAATTTAAATGAAAAAATACACACTCTAGATAACGGCATAGTACTTCTTACTGAACATATTCCTAATTCATATACGTTAGCGATAAGAATATGTTTTAAATTTGGGAGTAGATATGAGCCAGTTGAAAAAAAAGGTATAGCTCATTTTTTAGAACATATGCTTTTTAAAGGAACTTCTAGAAGAACTTCTAAAGATATAGTTGAAGAAGTAGATCTTGTTGGAGGAGATATTAATGCTTTTACAGGTAGAGAAAATACTGTTTACACTCTCACAATTTTAAATGAACATCTTGAACTAGGATTAGACATTCTTAGCGATATTTTGATTAATTCTACTTTTCCTTTAGAAGAAATTGAAAAAGAAAGACAAGTTATTTTACAAGAAATTGCTCAATATGTTGATGAACCGGAAGAATTTTTATTTGATTCATTTTTTGAAAGCACTTTTAAAAATCAGCCATTAGGCCACAATATTCTAGGTACTATTGAAACAGTTAATAATATTCATAAAGAAGATTTATTAAAATTTGTGAATGAATTTTACGTAGCAGATAATGTAATTATTTCGATAGCTGGCGATTTGTCTAAATATAACACCCCTAAACTTGTAAATAAATTTTTTGCCTCAATGCCGTCAAATCCAAAGGATAAGAGCTTTATTAAATCTAGTTTTACACCTAGTTTTTTAAGTTTAAAAAGAGAATTAGAGCAGTCTCATTATATTGTTGGTTATAAAGGTGTTGGATCACTAGATGAAGATTATTATAACCTCCAACTTATTTCTATTATACTTGGTGGAGGAATGTCTTCACGACTATTTCAGGAAATAAGAGAAAAGCAGGCTTTGGCCTATTCCATAGGCTCATATACTTATAATTATAGTGATACAGGCCTTATAATCATAAGCGCTTCTACTATTCATGAAAAAATTCCTCAATTAAATGATGGGATAATAAATGTAATAAAAAGTATGAGTGAAATTCAAGATAAAGAATTAGAAAAAGCTAAAAAGCAATATACTGCAAGTTTGAAAATGGCATATGATAGTATAACCTCACGCGCCAATTTTCTTCTAAATCAGTATTTAAAAGAAAATAAAGTTGTAACTATTGAAGAGTTATTAAAAAAGATAGATAATATAAGACTTGTAGATCTTTATCAAACCTTTGAAAGGATATTTACAAAACCTGAAATATCATTAGGTATTTTAGGAGAAACATTTGAAAACACATTATATGAAGCCCATAAAAACATTTGA